In one window of Vibrio sp. DW001 DNA:
- a CDS encoding (Fe-S)-binding protein: protein MRIYPMKPNKVYFYATCLVDMFDPDAGLDAISLMEKEGLEVIFVEKQTCCGQPAYTSGYDEEAKRVALSQIALFPEQYPVVVLSGSCGGMMHHHYSRLFKGDEQEQKVNQFCERVFELTEFLVNVCRTKLIDQGEPSSVVMHTSCAARREMNVHVTSTQLLDQLKNVELKMQDYEEECCGFGGTFSVRHPDISQSMVEDKTKHIEATNSDRLVSADWGCLLNINGAYEYQGKAIRGQHIASFLIERIGGAN from the coding sequence ATGCGTATTTACCCGATGAAGCCAAATAAAGTCTATTTTTATGCCACTTGTCTAGTGGACATGTTTGACCCAGATGCAGGATTAGATGCGATAAGCCTCATGGAAAAAGAGGGGTTAGAGGTTATCTTTGTTGAAAAGCAGACGTGTTGCGGACAGCCAGCTTATACCTCTGGCTATGATGAAGAAGCGAAGCGTGTTGCGTTGAGTCAAATAGCGTTGTTTCCAGAGCAATATCCAGTCGTGGTTTTGTCCGGTTCTTGTGGTGGAATGATGCATCATCACTATAGCCGCCTGTTTAAGGGTGATGAACAAGAACAAAAGGTAAACCAGTTTTGCGAACGAGTATTTGAACTGACAGAGTTCCTCGTCAATGTATGCAGGACAAAGTTGATTGATCAAGGAGAACCAAGCAGCGTTGTGATGCACACCTCTTGTGCGGCAAGACGGGAAATGAACGTGCATGTCACATCGACCCAACTATTAGATCAGTTAAAGAATGTTGAGCTGAAGATGCAAGATTATGAAGAGGAATGTTGTGGATTTGGTGGCACCTTTTCAGTTAGGCATCCAGATATAAGTCAGTCCATGGTTGAGGATAAAACCAAGCATATAGAAGCGACGAACTCAGATAGATTGGTGAGTGCTGATTGGGGTTGTTTGCTCAATATTAATGGAGCGTATGAATACCAAGGAAAAGCGATTCGTGGACAACACATCGCGAGTTTCTTGATCGAAAGAATAGGGGGGGCGAATTAA
- a CDS encoding DUF3373 family protein, with product MKLLPLSAAVMLVLAPCVQAEEDLQVQIDELKAQVREMKIENAGQNLKFGVDYRVTMDSIEYKMADGSTAKNSDLLTNRLWINMGYQYNDNLSFIGQLSYNKAFGESFTQSGYADFDWVVNENPTNDNSLNVRQAYFLYLGEQFMGIDDMGWSFSLGRRPSTDGFLVNRREGFDEAQSPLGHSINVEFDGLSLNTKWDELTGIPGAAIKLCAGRGLSNTTTRFTMSGTDYATSEDATDNIDFVGFIFTPYDDGQYDLKAMVYTASNLIGYDAQKIGMGEAPTFYDFGNLNNATVSFEMNGIGELVNDFLDNTRIFASYAVSQTDPSSGMAMLGSAEKETGYSYWLGVNVPGFMEDDSFGVEFNHGSEYWRSFTYGEDTVIGSKLAARGDAIEFYYNLPIIDDAWVAQIRYTKIKYDYSGSNGFFGSASAPYDMQTAMSYGMNPVEEAEDIRLLLRYKY from the coding sequence ATGAAACTATTACCACTTTCAGCGGCGGTGATGCTGGTTCTTGCACCCTGCGTTCAGGCTGAAGAGGATCTTCAGGTACAAATTGATGAGCTAAAAGCTCAAGTTCGAGAAATGAAAATTGAGAATGCAGGTCAAAATCTCAAGTTTGGTGTTGATTATCGCGTCACTATGGACTCAATTGAGTACAAAATGGCGGATGGTAGCACCGCAAAAAACAGCGATCTTTTAACCAACAGGTTATGGATCAACATGGGCTACCAATACAACGATAATCTGTCGTTCATTGGTCAATTATCCTATAACAAAGCGTTTGGCGAATCCTTTACGCAAAGTGGTTACGCTGATTTTGACTGGGTCGTTAATGAAAACCCGACGAATGATAACTCGTTAAATGTGCGTCAAGCTTACTTCCTCTATTTAGGTGAACAGTTTATGGGAATAGACGACATGGGATGGTCATTTAGTTTAGGGAGAAGGCCTTCAACAGATGGTTTTCTAGTGAATCGTCGTGAAGGGTTTGATGAAGCACAATCTCCATTGGGCCATTCTATAAATGTTGAATTTGATGGACTTAGTCTCAATACTAAATGGGACGAGTTAACCGGTATCCCTGGAGCGGCAATCAAGTTATGTGCAGGACGAGGATTATCGAATACCACGACACGTTTCACAATGTCTGGCACCGATTATGCTACGAGCGAAGATGCAACAGATAACATCGATTTCGTCGGTTTCATTTTCACCCCATACGATGACGGCCAATATGATCTAAAAGCGATGGTTTATACGGCGTCCAACTTGATTGGCTATGACGCACAAAAAATCGGAATGGGCGAGGCGCCAACGTTTTACGATTTTGGTAATCTAAATAACGCGACTGTTTCCTTTGAAATGAACGGCATCGGTGAATTGGTTAATGATTTCCTAGACAATACTCGTATTTTTGCTTCTTATGCGGTATCTCAGACCGATCCTTCTTCAGGCATGGCGATGTTAGGTTCCGCAGAGAAAGAGACAGGCTACTCGTATTGGTTAGGCGTTAACGTTCCCGGCTTTATGGAAGATGACTCCTTTGGAGTCGAGTTCAACCATGGGTCTGAGTACTGGCGTTCATTCACTTATGGTGAAGATACGGTTATTGGGTCAAAGCTTGCGGCAAGAGGTGATGCAATCGAGTTCTATTACAATCTGCCTATTATTGACGATGCTTGGGTAGCGCAAATCAGGTACACCAAGATCAAATATGACTACAGTGGAAGCAACGGATTTTTTGGCAGCGCGTCTGCACCATACGACATGCAGACTGCCATGTCTTACGGTATGAACCCAGTAGAAGAAGCTGAAGATATTAGGTTGTTGCTAAGATACAAATATTAA
- a CDS encoding rhodanese-like domain-containing protein: protein MFKHSLIITSLLLAPMSLMAEEVVGKIQSISTNAKVIQYLNPKTKEVTVIKFTDQTKLVDAESFKDLTKNTKFKATVDENGIATKIKRILVKLPPEQVIDTDTLSELLDEGAPVFIGDARPPNVYNVGHLPTSKSTPSNKLKENLNWLPKNKDALIVFYCGGVTCPLSPAALKIAMENGYTNVKAYVEGFPAWKGEVYPSHVNADWVKKNLNKHHVILDVRANPASSIKGAVTLPSEDLVALHDKMNKEKVATNKRTIFNLRDKKAPIIIVADTADADEAIEAYEILTFWKFKNVVILKEGMEGWTAAKLPQDKAVTELVYEKKLAKGAIEETAFVKAAKEGTAMIIDVRDAGEVSHGAVKGSINIPLGELDQNLMKIPKDKLVILHCVGGARASLGYTLLTKKGYTNVKFLNDTFADVAKDNGIELI, encoded by the coding sequence ATGTTTAAACACTCCCTGATTATTACATCCTTACTGTTAGCGCCAATGTCGCTAATGGCCGAAGAAGTGGTCGGTAAAATTCAGTCCATTTCTACCAATGCAAAAGTTATTCAATACCTAAACCCTAAAACGAAAGAAGTCACAGTCATTAAATTTACCGATCAAACTAAGCTAGTAGACGCTGAATCGTTTAAAGATCTTACCAAAAACACGAAATTTAAAGCGACAGTAGACGAAAACGGTATTGCCACCAAGATTAAAAGAATACTGGTTAAGTTACCACCAGAACAGGTAATTGATACCGACACTTTATCTGAATTGCTTGACGAAGGAGCACCGGTATTTATCGGTGATGCTCGTCCACCAAATGTCTATAACGTAGGCCATCTTCCCACGTCTAAATCGACGCCCTCTAATAAGCTTAAGGAAAATCTTAATTGGCTACCTAAAAATAAAGATGCATTGATTGTGTTCTACTGTGGTGGTGTTACTTGTCCGCTAAGTCCTGCGGCTCTTAAGATAGCTATGGAAAACGGCTACACCAACGTAAAAGCCTATGTAGAAGGTTTTCCTGCATGGAAAGGTGAGGTTTATCCTTCTCACGTGAACGCTGACTGGGTTAAAAAGAACCTAAATAAGCACCATGTTATTTTGGACGTGCGCGCTAACCCCGCATCTTCGATTAAAGGGGCCGTTACGCTTCCTTCTGAAGACCTCGTTGCATTGCATGATAAAATGAACAAAGAAAAGGTGGCAACAAACAAGCGTACTATCTTTAATCTTAGGGACAAAAAAGCGCCGATCATCATAGTTGCAGATACAGCGGATGCAGATGAAGCCATTGAAGCCTATGAGATATTAACGTTTTGGAAATTTAAAAATGTCGTTATCTTAAAAGAGGGCATGGAAGGTTGGACGGCTGCGAAACTACCACAAGATAAAGCCGTGACAGAATTGGTTTATGAGAAAAAACTTGCTAAAGGTGCAATAGAAGAAACGGCATTTGTGAAGGCGGCCAAAGAAGGTACAGCCATGATTATTGATGTCCGCGATGCTGGTGAAGTTAGTCACGGTGCTGTGAAAGGTTCTATTAATATTCCATTGGGTGAACTTGATCAAAACTTAATGAAGATACCGAAAGACAAGTTGGTTATTCTACATTGTGTTGGTGGAGCACGTGCGTCACTTGGTTACACATTGTTAACGAAAAAAGGCTATACAAACGTCAAGTTTCTGAATGACACCTTTGCTGATGTTGCGAAAGACAATGGCATCGAATTGATATAA
- a CDS encoding PepSY domain-containing protein, protein MPKPKVLNLLLISLLSCSVSASDSEENGHMLVQDEFRNGTSIEFDEDQDEVYDAVKRGLIKPFSELYSAVDQQLNGRLIKVELDEDDDEWVYELKIIHEENVFKVEYNATTLEIVEIKGRNLLNVIKK, encoded by the coding sequence ATGCCCAAACCTAAAGTACTCAACTTATTATTGATATCGCTACTTTCTTGCTCTGTTTCTGCTTCTGATTCAGAGGAAAACGGCCATATGTTGGTTCAAGATGAATTTCGTAATGGCACCAGTATCGAATTCGATGAAGATCAAGATGAGGTATATGATGCGGTTAAGAGAGGGTTGATTAAGCCTTTTTCCGAGTTATATAGCGCTGTAGATCAGCAGTTAAACGGCAGATTGATAAAGGTTGAACTCGATGAAGACGACGATGAGTGGGTTTACGAATTAAAAATAATTCACGAAGAAAATGTCTTTAAGGTCGAGTACAACGCGACAACGCTTGAAATAGTAGAGATAAAAGGCCGTAACTTACTGAACGTCATCAAGAAATAG
- a CDS encoding cytochrome b/b6 domain-containing protein, producing MMNKTVVIFKRFERFWHWGQAALVLLLIVTGLELHGTIDLLGFGKSSHFHHFAGFIWAALVMLIFTWVFTTGEWKQFVPDMKGIDGVLRFYLYGVFVGEPHPHHMSPENKFNPLQRMAYLGVLFVLIPMQIVTGLIFFFFPELRAAGFIDHIDTVAVIHTFCAYSVIAFLVVHLYLITLGQKLSSHMKAMLSGKE from the coding sequence ATGATGAACAAAACAGTTGTAATATTTAAACGGTTTGAACGCTTCTGGCATTGGGGTCAAGCGGCATTAGTATTGTTGTTGATTGTGACCGGTCTAGAGCTTCACGGAACTATCGATCTATTAGGGTTTGGAAAGAGTTCACATTTTCACCACTTTGCGGGATTTATCTGGGCTGCGCTTGTCATGCTTATCTTTACTTGGGTATTTACTACTGGCGAGTGGAAGCAATTTGTACCGGATATGAAAGGAATCGACGGAGTCTTGCGATTCTACTTATATGGTGTGTTTGTTGGTGAACCACATCCTCATCATATGTCACCGGAAAATAAATTTAATCCACTACAAAGAATGGCTTATCTGGGTGTGCTATTTGTCCTGATACCGATGCAGATAGTCACGGGACTGATTTTCTTTTTCTTCCCTGAACTGCGTGCCGCAGGATTTATCGACCACATAGACACAGTGGCGGTAATCCACACGTTTTGTGCTTATTCGGTTATCGCTTTCCTCGTTGTGCATTTGTATTTGATTACACTTGGTCAAAAGCTATCAAGCCATATGAAAGCGATGTTGTCGGGAAAAGAGTAA
- a CDS encoding response regulator transcription factor, translating to MKILVVEDSPQLGEQIVSTLECAGWVAELAQDGIDALYRSTSEVWDAIVLDLGLPKLDGLTVLKGIRDENINTPIIILSARNSLSHRVEGLNAGADDYLTKPFEMVELVARVRAQFRRSSGQASPILQIGDLSLDTRSSKVMWLSQAVELTALEYKVVAYFMHNREKVISRTELVEHIYKQDFDRDSNTIEVFVGRIRKKIAPDIIKTVRGLGYQLNAK from the coding sequence ATGAAAATTTTAGTTGTCGAAGATAGCCCACAGTTAGGTGAACAAATTGTTTCAACTCTCGAATGCGCAGGATGGGTAGCAGAGTTGGCGCAAGATGGCATTGATGCATTGTATCGAAGTACATCAGAAGTTTGGGACGCAATAGTACTTGACCTAGGTTTGCCCAAATTAGATGGTCTCACTGTTTTAAAAGGGATACGAGATGAAAATATCAACACCCCTATCATCATCCTCAGCGCAAGAAACAGCTTATCGCACCGTGTTGAAGGCCTTAATGCTGGCGCAGATGACTACTTAACAAAGCCGTTCGAGATGGTTGAACTGGTGGCTAGGGTTCGAGCTCAGTTTCGTCGCTCTTCAGGCCAAGCCTCACCTATTCTTCAGATCGGTGATCTGAGCCTCGATACCCGGTCATCAAAGGTAATGTGGCTCAGTCAGGCTGTCGAATTAACGGCCCTTGAGTACAAGGTTGTTGCTTATTTTATGCACAACCGTGAAAAAGTAATCTCTCGTACCGAGCTCGTTGAACATATCTACAAACAAGATTTTGACCGTGACTCCAATACTATTGAGGTGTTTGTCGGACGTATACGCAAAAAGATTGCACCAGACATTATCAAAACGGTTCGTGGGTTGGGATATCAACTCAATGCAAAGTAA
- a CDS encoding tetrathionate reductase family octaheme c-type cytochrome produces the protein MKKLIMLVVVLYSWAGLSMASGVTESTTQKREISSITSTADHSTFDVLKQEFDYAPDVTEACLECHTEASKQLHQTFHWTWSKEVDGVKVGKAQNGFNNYCVSAKGNESCTQCHIGFGWRNEDFDLEAEENVDCLVCHDTTGTYKKSAASSGHPYYEDQIIGGKLQKAVDLSYVATHVGNPERENCLACHANGGGGNGVKHGDTDMSLVQPEFALDVHMSPEKLDFACQDCHTTSDHKISGRYNDRKAFVDHDLNMGREDRDGNNVSCESCHSATPHQDRDIDNHTAKVACTSCHIPEMARGAYLTKLSWDWSTAGKTKDGKPYVEDQVFDGVENHSYMSKKGTFTWGKNVVPEYRWYKGELKQMTLLDTIDPNNAPIDINPPSGSYDDPEARIWPFKIHKGNQPYDTELNRILPIKLYGKASSGALWTTLDWDKALEAGAKLNHLEFSGNYDFVETNGYWPIKHMVAPADQAVKCSACHSNESRLNGLNDFYLVGRDSNTLVEWFGAIAIWGGLAGVILHALGRILTIRRRKQQTNQK, from the coding sequence ATGAAAAAATTAATAATGCTAGTGGTCGTACTCTATTCTTGGGCTGGTTTATCCATGGCATCAGGGGTAACGGAGAGCACAACGCAAAAACGAGAAATAAGCTCGATAACGAGCACGGCAGATCACTCTACGTTCGACGTGCTAAAACAAGAGTTTGATTACGCTCCTGACGTGACCGAGGCGTGCTTAGAATGTCATACCGAAGCGTCTAAACAACTACACCAGACATTTCACTGGACTTGGTCCAAAGAGGTTGATGGTGTAAAAGTCGGTAAGGCTCAGAATGGCTTTAATAACTATTGTGTATCGGCAAAAGGAAACGAAAGTTGTACGCAATGTCACATCGGTTTTGGATGGCGTAATGAAGATTTTGATTTAGAAGCAGAAGAGAACGTTGATTGCCTTGTGTGCCATGATACAACCGGTACCTACAAAAAATCAGCGGCATCATCGGGTCATCCATATTATGAAGACCAAATAATTGGTGGCAAGTTGCAAAAAGCGGTAGACCTGTCTTATGTGGCGACGCATGTGGGTAATCCAGAACGAGAAAATTGCTTAGCATGTCATGCGAACGGTGGCGGTGGTAACGGCGTTAAACACGGCGATACTGATATGTCTCTCGTTCAACCTGAATTTGCATTAGATGTACATATGAGCCCAGAGAAACTCGACTTTGCATGTCAGGATTGCCATACCACAAGCGACCATAAGATTTCAGGTCGCTACAATGACCGCAAAGCCTTTGTGGATCATGACCTCAATATGGGGCGCGAAGACCGAGACGGAAACAACGTCTCTTGTGAATCATGTCATAGCGCAACGCCGCACCAAGATAGAGATATTGACAATCATACAGCGAAAGTGGCGTGTACTTCGTGTCATATACCAGAGATGGCTCGTGGAGCTTACTTAACCAAACTTTCGTGGGATTGGTCGACAGCAGGAAAAACAAAAGACGGTAAGCCCTATGTAGAAGATCAGGTTTTTGATGGCGTAGAAAACCACTCTTATATGAGTAAAAAAGGAACATTTACGTGGGGTAAAAATGTCGTTCCTGAATACCGTTGGTACAAAGGTGAGCTTAAGCAGATGACGCTACTCGATACCATCGACCCTAATAATGCGCCTATCGATATCAATCCGCCTTCTGGTAGTTATGACGATCCTGAAGCACGTATCTGGCCATTTAAGATCCACAAAGGTAATCAACCTTACGATACCGAACTGAACAGAATCTTGCCGATTAAACTTTACGGTAAAGCATCATCGGGCGCACTTTGGACGACACTGGATTGGGATAAGGCACTCGAGGCCGGCGCAAAACTGAACCATCTCGAATTCAGCGGCAATTACGACTTTGTCGAAACCAACGGATATTGGCCTATCAAACACATGGTTGCGCCAGCGGATCAAGCCGTGAAATGTTCAGCTTGCCACAGCAACGAAAGTCGACTGAATGGACTGAATGATTTTTATCTTGTCGGCCGCGACAGCAATACTCTAGTCGAATGGTTTGGAGCTATTGCAATTTGGGGTGGGCTAGCGGGTGTAATTTTACACGCGCTAGGAAGAATACTCACTATTCGTCGCCGTAAACAACAGACTAATCAGAAGTAA
- a CDS encoding iron-containing alcohol dehydrogenase: protein MEFTYGNSTTIMFGQGQIAAIKQQIPTDKKVLVIYGGGSIKSNGVYDQVVAALSEHQWQEFSGVEPNPTVETMDKAVAIIKEQAIDFVLAVGGGSVIDGSKYAVAAAKYDGDGWDILIGKHKVTEAVPLAAVLTLPATGSESNAGAVLTKAATKTKLPFGSPAVQPIFAVLDPDTMKSLPERQLRNGLVDAWVHTCELYVSTQKEGAMVQDGYSEVLLRNLMTLAKDYDNRDNDGWRSNLMWTANQALSGLIGAGVDQDWATHMIGHELTALYGVDHARSLAIIQPALYRNQIEVKRAKLEQMGTNVFALEAGSDLAERTIEAIEAFYHSLDVATQLSEHGSDKATTIQSVLANLEAHGMVALGEHRAITLEESRTILEASIA from the coding sequence ATGGAATTTACCTATGGGAACTCAACAACAATAATGTTTGGCCAGGGTCAGATAGCCGCAATAAAACAACAGATACCAACAGATAAAAAGGTATTGGTTATCTACGGCGGCGGCTCGATTAAGAGCAATGGCGTTTATGATCAAGTTGTGGCGGCATTGTCTGAGCACCAGTGGCAAGAGTTTTCAGGTGTTGAGCCTAACCCAACAGTAGAAACGATGGACAAAGCTGTTGCAATTATTAAAGAACAGGCAATAGATTTCGTTCTCGCTGTTGGCGGGGGCTCGGTTATTGATGGTTCTAAATACGCCGTTGCTGCGGCGAAATATGATGGTGATGGTTGGGATATCCTAATAGGTAAGCATAAAGTTACAGAAGCGGTACCTCTTGCTGCGGTATTAACCCTCCCTGCAACAGGTTCAGAATCGAACGCCGGCGCAGTATTAACTAAAGCGGCGACCAAAACGAAACTTCCGTTTGGTTCGCCAGCGGTTCAGCCTATTTTTGCGGTATTAGACCCAGATACCATGAAGTCACTCCCTGAACGCCAACTGAGAAATGGATTGGTAGACGCGTGGGTACATACGTGTGAGCTGTATGTATCGACGCAAAAAGAAGGTGCAATGGTTCAAGATGGTTACTCAGAAGTGCTTTTACGCAACCTAATGACCTTAGCGAAAGACTATGACAATCGTGACAATGATGGTTGGCGTAGTAACCTAATGTGGACAGCAAATCAGGCACTATCAGGTTTAATCGGTGCTGGTGTGGATCAGGATTGGGCAACGCATATGATTGGCCATGAACTAACCGCGTTATATGGCGTTGATCACGCTCGTTCACTTGCTATCATTCAACCTGCATTGTACCGCAATCAGATTGAAGTAAAACGAGCAAAACTGGAGCAAATGGGCACAAATGTGTTCGCTCTTGAAGCAGGCAGCGATTTAGCGGAAAGAACGATAGAAGCAATTGAAGCGTTCTATCACAGCTTAGATGTCGCGACGCAACTGTCTGAGCATGGATCAGATAAAGCAACCACTATTCAAAGTGTTCTTGCGAACCTTGAAGCGCACGGTATGGTTGCACTTGGTGAACATCGAGCAATTACGCTTGAAGAAAGTCGTACAATACTTGAAGCATCGATCGCCTAA
- a CDS encoding NirD/YgiW/YdeI family stress tolerance protein, protein MKKTIVTVAASLILMPAIVMAGNDHQNKMINFNGPVDLTSVKSLLSDSSMFTEKDVIVEGYLIRQTRKDTYIFSDGEAEIEVELDDDINLAGPITAETKLRIYGEFEGGSTPEIEAEQIQIL, encoded by the coding sequence ATGAAAAAGACAATTGTAACCGTAGCGGCTTCGCTAATTCTAATGCCAGCAATCGTAATGGCAGGCAACGACCATCAAAATAAAATGATTAACTTCAATGGTCCGGTCGACCTGACATCGGTAAAATCCTTATTAAGTGATTCAAGTATGTTCACAGAAAAAGATGTCATTGTTGAAGGCTACTTGATACGACAGACGCGAAAAGATACGTATATTTTTTCAGATGGGGAAGCAGAGATAGAAGTGGAACTGGATGATGACATTAATCTAGCCGGCCCTATTACTGCGGAAACTAAATTGCGGATATATGGTGAGTTTGAAGGTGGAAGCACGCCAGAGATTGAAGCTGAACAGATTCAGATACTATAA
- a CDS encoding LysR family transcriptional regulator, with product MNADDLLLFAQVVELNSFSKAAEKNNLTNSVVSKRITRLEKELGVALLYRTTRKLTLTEAGSTLLEHAQTVKQAVFDGQDALSGYGEKISGNIKMSVPTISGQLVLADTIAEFCNLYPGINIEMNLNNRFVDLVGEGYDLVIRTGHLEDSSLIARHITDSQWVVCASPEYIQAKGRPFIPNDLVKHNCLKYTYQTSGATEWEFKDKDGDYIVTITGNFSTDDASALRRATLGGRGIAYMPSVLVYDDIVAGKLVDIFPDLVAKRLGIYAVYPYTKQVPKKIQLLIEHIRDKYHSIIHVF from the coding sequence ATGAATGCAGATGATTTATTACTCTTTGCCCAAGTCGTTGAACTCAACAGTTTTAGCAAAGCCGCAGAGAAAAATAACCTTACAAACTCAGTAGTTAGTAAAAGAATCACCCGATTAGAGAAAGAACTTGGCGTCGCTTTATTATACCGTACCACTAGGAAACTGACTCTCACTGAGGCGGGTTCAACCTTGTTAGAACATGCGCAAACTGTGAAACAGGCGGTGTTCGACGGACAAGATGCGCTTTCAGGTTATGGCGAAAAAATCAGCGGCAATATAAAAATGTCTGTTCCTACTATTTCCGGTCAACTTGTTTTAGCCGACACCATCGCAGAATTTTGTAATCTTTATCCCGGCATTAACATAGAGATGAACCTCAACAACCGATTTGTTGACCTTGTTGGAGAAGGCTACGATTTGGTCATACGTACTGGCCATTTGGAAGACTCGAGCTTAATAGCACGGCACATTACTGACTCGCAATGGGTCGTTTGTGCCTCTCCTGAATACATTCAAGCTAAAGGCCGTCCTTTTATTCCGAATGATCTTGTTAAGCATAATTGCCTTAAATATACCTATCAAACAAGTGGTGCGACCGAGTGGGAATTCAAAGACAAAGATGGCGATTATATTGTTACCATTACCGGTAACTTTTCAACCGATGATGCTTCAGCACTCCGCAGAGCTACTCTAGGCGGGCGTGGTATTGCTTACATGCCATCGGTACTAGTCTATGACGACATCGTTGCTGGAAAACTGGTCGATATCTTTCCTGACTTAGTTGCAAAAAGACTAGGCATCTATGCCGTATATCCTTACACCAAACAAGTACCCAAAAAAATACAATTACTCATCGAGCACATTAGAGATAAATATCACTCAATTATCCATGTGTTTTAG
- a CDS encoding ATP-binding protein, with the protein MQSKLFNFKRLSIRGRLVLAACFWLGGMVVSAGVVIPKLINDYLRTEVISQLDLAMDEIAGNLTVNSSGQLTLTDSLSDPRFKQPYSGVYWNVTGFSHTLRSRSLWDKNIESRDNQHSFELFGAKGEKLLFISKTIYIPDITEPLNVIVGVDQNPLDDTLEMVIGQLWLILLLLFFGILIFILLQVSWSLRPLNKLHNELKSLEKGKIDTITGDYPAEVSPLITDLNALLFHYQELLHRARNHAGNLSHSIKTPLSVLNNQVAELSDPSREDLMHSIKQVQSQIDYHLSKARMAGSMNILSVKSNPSERIDAISSAFDKVYSSRNLVLVNELDHDFEVAIEQTDLDEILGNVVENAYKWANTLIRVHAVVEQDSLTLFIDDDGIGIAHDQLNDIIKRGYRLDESTAGSGLGLNIVSEMVHSYRGDLSFDRSNLGGLRVILKLALAA; encoded by the coding sequence ATGCAAAGTAAGTTGTTCAACTTTAAACGCTTAAGCATTCGAGGCCGGCTCGTTTTAGCCGCTTGCTTTTGGCTAGGTGGAATGGTTGTATCCGCTGGTGTTGTAATACCCAAATTGATTAATGATTACCTCCGTACTGAGGTGATTTCTCAGCTGGATTTGGCTATGGACGAAATTGCCGGCAATCTGACAGTCAACAGCAGTGGCCAACTCACACTTACAGACAGTTTATCAGACCCTAGATTTAAACAACCATACAGTGGCGTCTATTGGAATGTAACTGGTTTTAGTCATACGCTACGTTCTCGATCTCTGTGGGACAAAAATATAGAATCAAGGGACAATCAACACTCTTTTGAACTGTTTGGCGCCAAAGGCGAAAAACTACTCTTTATTTCTAAAACAATCTATATACCTGACATAACCGAGCCATTGAACGTAATTGTGGGGGTAGATCAAAATCCACTTGATGATACGCTAGAAATGGTTATCGGCCAGCTTTGGTTAATTTTGTTGCTTCTTTTTTTCGGCATTCTTATTTTTATTTTACTTCAGGTTTCTTGGTCGTTACGACCATTAAACAAACTCCATAACGAGCTGAAGTCTCTAGAAAAAGGTAAGATCGACACCATTACGGGTGACTATCCTGCCGAAGTTTCACCATTAATTACTGACCTCAATGCACTACTCTTTCACTACCAAGAATTACTGCATAGAGCACGAAATCATGCCGGTAATCTTTCTCATTCGATCAAAACACCTTTATCAGTATTAAATAATCAAGTTGCCGAATTATCCGATCCGTCACGTGAAGATTTAATGCACTCGATAAAGCAGGTTCAATCGCAGATCGATTATCATCTCAGTAAGGCACGAATGGCTGGTTCGATGAACATCTTGTCAGTCAAATCAAATCCTTCTGAACGCATAGACGCAATATCGAGCGCATTTGATAAAGTATATTCGTCTCGTAATCTAGTACTAGTGAATGAACTAGACCATGACTTCGAGGTGGCTATTGAACAAACCGATCTCGATGAAATATTAGGTAACGTGGTTGAGAATGCGTACAAATGGGCCAATACGCTTATACGTGTTCACGCGGTTGTAGAGCAAGACTCTCTGACACTTTTTATTGATGATGACGGAATAGGCATTGCTCATGATCAACTCAATGACATTATAAAAAGGGGTTATAGGTTAGATGAATCAACGGCAGGGTCCGGTTTAGGCCTCAACATTGTTTCTGAAATGGTCCATAGTTACCGCGGGGATCTGTCGTTTGATAGAAGTAATCTTGGTGGGCTGAGGGTCATACTCAAGCTAGCCCTTGCCGCATAA